Proteins encoded by one window of Synechococcus sp. MVIR-18-1:
- a CDS encoding anhydro-N-acetylmuramic acid kinase, producing MRVLGLMSGTSADGVDAVLVELSGSAEHPHWTLLRSASLDYPASTRQLILAVGQGEAKTASTLLNLSETITKIQAAAARQCDPEGQAQLVGCHGQTLWHRPPENAETGALQPGASWQMLQAPLLAQLLKRPVIFDFRAADLALGGQGAPLVPKADAALLGRTKGWRALLNLGGIANLTLIPPDAGPDRLQPVRGWDCGPANSLIDLAMEQFSEGKESCDESGRLAETGQCDEALILRWLAEPYFQLSPPKSTGRELFGRADLTRRLQEMQGQAIADQIATLTAFSAAVVAQDLQQLSNQNHPLPIELLVAGGGSQNLTLMRELTKRCRGLRLRRSDELRLPSQSREAMVFALLAWWHHLGYPGNAPAITGAEHEAVLGVRVNPA from the coding sequence ATGCGCGTTCTCGGTCTGATGAGCGGCACAAGCGCCGATGGCGTGGATGCTGTCCTTGTCGAGCTCTCAGGGTCCGCCGAACATCCCCATTGGACACTGCTGCGATCAGCGTCGCTGGACTATCCAGCCTCAACACGGCAACTGATCTTGGCCGTAGGACAAGGCGAAGCCAAAACCGCGTCAACGCTCCTCAATCTTTCCGAGACGATCACCAAGATTCAGGCCGCAGCAGCGCGTCAGTGCGATCCAGAAGGACAGGCGCAGCTGGTGGGATGTCATGGCCAAACCCTCTGGCATCGCCCACCGGAAAATGCCGAAACTGGCGCACTTCAGCCCGGAGCAAGCTGGCAGATGTTGCAAGCACCCCTGCTGGCACAACTGCTGAAACGCCCTGTGATCTTTGACTTTCGGGCTGCTGATCTAGCCCTTGGAGGTCAAGGAGCACCACTTGTTCCCAAAGCTGATGCGGCCCTATTGGGACGAACCAAAGGTTGGAGAGCCTTGCTCAATTTGGGTGGCATTGCCAATCTCACCCTCATTCCACCCGACGCAGGTCCTGATCGACTCCAACCCGTCAGGGGCTGGGATTGCGGGCCTGCAAATAGCTTGATCGACTTGGCAATGGAGCAGTTCAGCGAAGGCAAGGAAAGCTGCGACGAGAGCGGCCGATTGGCAGAGACAGGTCAATGCGATGAAGCATTGATTCTCCGCTGGCTCGCTGAGCCTTACTTCCAGCTCAGCCCCCCCAAGTCCACAGGTCGTGAATTATTCGGGCGAGCTGACTTAACAAGACGCCTGCAGGAGATGCAAGGACAAGCGATTGCCGATCAAATCGCAACGCTCACAGCCTTCTCAGCCGCTGTCGTAGCGCAGGATCTGCAACAGCTCTCCAACCAAAACCATCCGCTCCCCATCGAGCTCTTGGTCGCTGGAGGTGGCAGCCAGAACCTCACGTTGATGCGAGAACTCACCAAACGCTGCCGAGGCCTAAGACTGCGTCGCAGCGACGAGCTAAGACTTCCCAGTCAAAGCCGCGAAGCCATGGTGTTTGCTCTTTTGGCGTGGTGGCATCACTTGGGATATCCAGGGAATGCACCAGCGATTACGGGTGCAGAGCACGAGGCCGTCCTCGGAGTACGCGTCAATCCGGCTTGA
- a CDS encoding TrkA family potassium uptake protein, which translates to MREWWHWSQSNQAEPSSFGIVGLGRFGSAVCKELMQNGAEVLAVDRSSKAIEELRQLEPSIEARIVDCTDEEALREAGILDMETVVVAISEPIEASITATLIAKDSAGSKVRRVIARATSDLHEKMLKRVGADRVVFPSRMQGERLGVELVRPNLMERLELDKHHSIEEIKVPGRFVGRSLRDLNLRKNFRVNVLAAGPAKELMVNPPASHVLQDGHVLVVMGLTDDLQELPKT; encoded by the coding sequence GTGAGGGAGTGGTGGCATTGGTCCCAATCCAACCAGGCAGAACCTTCAAGCTTTGGGATTGTGGGCTTGGGTCGTTTCGGAAGTGCTGTCTGCAAGGAACTGATGCAAAACGGTGCTGAAGTTCTTGCTGTGGACCGTTCTTCAAAGGCCATCGAGGAACTACGCCAACTCGAGCCGTCGATCGAAGCGCGCATCGTGGACTGCACCGATGAGGAAGCGCTTCGTGAAGCGGGGATTCTCGATATGGAAACCGTGGTTGTCGCCATCAGCGAACCCATTGAAGCCAGCATCACGGCCACCCTGATTGCCAAAGACAGTGCAGGGAGCAAAGTTCGTCGCGTGATTGCAAGAGCCACCAGCGATTTGCACGAAAAAATGCTCAAGCGCGTGGGGGCTGATCGGGTGGTCTTTCCCTCCCGAATGCAGGGAGAACGCTTGGGTGTGGAATTGGTGCGCCCCAACTTGATGGAGCGGCTTGAACTCGATAAGCATCATTCAATTGAAGAGATCAAGGTCCCAGGCCGGTTCGTGGGACGCTCGCTTCGAGACCTAAACCTGCGCAAGAACTTCCGAGTGAATGTTCTTGCGGCAGGTCCTGCAAAAGAACTCATGGTCAACCCACCGGCGTCCCACGTCCTTCAAGACGGTCATGTCCTTGTGGTGATGGGTTTGACCGACGATCTCCAAGAGCTGCCAAAAACCTGA
- a CDS encoding ATP-binding cassette domain-containing protein — protein MLRLERVGKIYPTGEVLRDVTWEVKPGDRIGLVGVNGAGKSTQLRLIAGMEEASSGQVVKQGEPRIAYLQQEFDVDPSRTVREELFQAFGEAAIVLDKQKKVELEMGSDRAAADPDHLDELIHELGRLQTRFEGLHGYELDARIDKLLPTIGFKLDEADRLVSDYSGGWQMRLALGKILLQDPDLLLLDEPTNHLDVETIQWLEGYLIEQKAALVVISHDRTFLDRVCNQIVSTERGVSRAYLGNYTSHLEQKALEKEASQAAFERQQKEIATQQAYIDRFRASATRSTQAKSREKQLDKVERVDAPVESVGGPSFRFPPAPRSGAQVAVIENMTHCYGENILFMEADLEIERGDRIAFVGPNGAGKSTLLRLIMGVETPEEGSARLGEHNVIASYFEQNQAEALDLNKTVIETMFEAVPDWTQTQVRSLLGSFCFSNDSVFKDVGKLSGGEKARLALALMLLSPCNLLVLDEPTNHLDIPAKQMLEDALCAYEGAALLVSHDRYFISRVANRIVEIRDGELVVYRGNYAYYQEKKVEEKAEAEANRLSAEKEAKRKANTAKQKQRASRKKNAA, from the coding sequence GTGCTGCGACTTGAGCGAGTCGGCAAGATTTATCCCACCGGAGAAGTTCTGCGGGATGTGACCTGGGAGGTCAAACCCGGTGACCGTATCGGCCTCGTTGGCGTGAATGGGGCAGGGAAGTCAACTCAGCTCAGGCTGATTGCTGGCATGGAAGAAGCCAGCAGTGGGCAAGTCGTGAAACAAGGTGAGCCAAGAATCGCTTACCTGCAGCAAGAATTCGATGTTGACCCCAGCCGCACGGTCCGCGAAGAGCTGTTTCAAGCCTTTGGGGAGGCCGCCATTGTGCTGGACAAACAAAAAAAAGTTGAATTGGAGATGGGGTCAGACCGCGCAGCGGCAGACCCCGATCATCTCGATGAGCTCATTCACGAACTAGGGCGACTGCAGACCCGATTTGAAGGACTGCATGGCTATGAGCTCGATGCACGCATCGACAAACTTCTCCCCACTATCGGGTTCAAACTCGATGAGGCAGACCGCCTGGTTTCGGATTACTCCGGTGGCTGGCAAATGCGCCTAGCACTGGGGAAAATCCTCTTACAAGACCCTGATCTTCTTCTGTTAGACGAGCCAACCAACCATCTCGATGTCGAAACGATTCAGTGGCTCGAGGGATATCTCATCGAACAAAAAGCTGCACTGGTCGTCATCAGTCATGACCGCACGTTTCTGGATCGCGTCTGCAATCAAATTGTGAGTACTGAGCGAGGTGTGTCGAGGGCGTACTTAGGCAATTACACCTCGCACCTCGAGCAAAAAGCACTCGAGAAAGAGGCCTCACAAGCAGCTTTTGAACGGCAGCAGAAAGAGATCGCAACCCAACAGGCCTATATCGATCGATTCCGTGCCAGTGCAACGCGCAGCACCCAGGCAAAAAGCCGAGAGAAGCAGTTGGACAAAGTCGAAAGGGTTGATGCCCCGGTTGAGTCAGTGGGTGGACCCAGTTTCCGCTTCCCCCCGGCACCACGATCTGGCGCTCAGGTCGCTGTGATCGAAAACATGACCCATTGCTACGGGGAAAACATCCTTTTCATGGAAGCTGATCTCGAAATCGAGAGAGGTGATCGGATCGCCTTTGTCGGTCCCAACGGAGCCGGAAAGTCCACCCTGCTCCGATTGATCATGGGGGTCGAAACTCCCGAAGAAGGTTCAGCAAGGCTCGGGGAACACAACGTCATTGCCAGCTATTTCGAACAAAACCAAGCCGAAGCCCTCGATCTCAACAAGACGGTGATCGAAACCATGTTCGAAGCCGTTCCTGATTGGACGCAAACTCAAGTGCGCTCATTGCTGGGGAGTTTCTGTTTCAGCAATGACAGTGTTTTTAAAGACGTTGGCAAACTTAGTGGCGGAGAGAAAGCACGTCTTGCTCTTGCTCTGATGTTGCTCAGTCCCTGCAATTTGCTGGTTCTCGATGAACCAACAAACCATCTCGACATCCCCGCCAAACAGATGCTTGAAGATGCACTATGCGCCTACGAGGGAGCCGCATTATTGGTATCGCATGACCGTTACTTCATCTCACGTGTAGCGAACAGGATCGTGGAAATTCGCGACGGAGAACTTGTGGTCTATCGCGGAAATTACGCGTATTACCAAGAGAAAAAGGTAGAGGAAAAGGCCGAAGCGGAGGCAAACCGGCTGAGTGCTGAGAAAGAAGCCAAGCGCAAAGCGAACACCGCCAAGCAAAAACAGCGCGCCTCTCGCAAAAAGAACGCTGCGTAG
- the hflX gene encoding GTPase HflX, with protein sequence MKQAHLAGRTNGLRPSLNRQLERLSQRRHPSSSGADPLTLERLSELVLDLGQPLHLIVDERGLCRLLWVGPLSESDQLRSHLPGGPRRIKRRWRLISSLQGKAGTDLKPDGRDAVVALDLKPDTWLRFQASPSTGGGHLASLWQPDPGQQSGWHQAALGTLKELCDRPAPETSKGLDSTRPATAPSDVQERVLLLVLTGADTQRSERDLAELEGLVRSAGALPVAVCRQRQGQPNPQTLWGTGKLQEAALEARRHQATLVITDRELSPVQARNLESLIDCPVMDRSELILDIFAQRAASAAGRLQVELAQLRYRLPRLKGRGLSLSRQGGGIGTRGPGETQLEKDRRAISRRIEHLGRSLLQLGAHRARLRDRRDGLPRVALVGYTNAGKSSLLNALCCRNPGLEVLAENKLFATLDPTTRRLSLPQTSAAPRELLLTDTVGFIRELPKPLIEAFRATLEETREADVLLLVVDLADPDWQSQLEAVHQLLDGLSCDQLRKVVANQIDRCDASAIEAMRTLEPDVIYLSATEGTGLKGLRSWLEKQFWDGAQTPESFTQQTSFSDHG encoded by the coding sequence TTGAAGCAGGCTCACCTAGCAGGCCGAACCAACGGCCTACGCCCATCTCTGAACCGTCAGCTTGAGCGATTGAGTCAGAGGAGGCACCCGAGCTCGAGCGGCGCCGATCCGCTCACCTTGGAACGACTGTCTGAGCTGGTGCTCGATCTAGGTCAGCCGTTGCATTTGATCGTCGATGAACGGGGACTCTGCAGACTGCTCTGGGTTGGCCCCCTGAGCGAATCAGACCAATTACGCAGCCATTTACCTGGGGGGCCACGGCGGATCAAGCGACGCTGGAGGTTGATCAGCAGCCTGCAGGGAAAAGCGGGGACGGATCTGAAGCCCGATGGCAGAGATGCCGTCGTCGCCCTCGACCTCAAGCCCGACACCTGGCTTCGTTTTCAGGCCTCGCCCTCCACAGGGGGTGGGCATCTCGCCTCGCTTTGGCAACCAGATCCAGGACAGCAGTCCGGCTGGCATCAAGCCGCGCTTGGCACGCTCAAGGAGCTCTGCGACCGTCCCGCTCCAGAGACCTCCAAAGGCCTTGATTCCACTCGCCCCGCAACAGCTCCCTCTGATGTGCAAGAACGGGTCTTGCTACTCGTCCTCACGGGTGCTGACACACAGCGAAGTGAAAGGGATCTAGCCGAATTAGAGGGGCTCGTTCGAAGCGCAGGTGCTCTGCCCGTTGCTGTCTGCCGGCAGCGGCAGGGACAACCCAACCCTCAGACCCTCTGGGGCACAGGAAAATTACAAGAGGCGGCGCTCGAAGCGAGACGCCATCAAGCCACCCTCGTGATCACAGATCGGGAACTCTCTCCCGTTCAAGCTCGCAATCTTGAGTCACTCATTGACTGCCCAGTGATGGACCGCAGTGAGTTAATTCTGGATATTTTTGCCCAGCGAGCGGCGAGCGCTGCTGGACGTCTGCAAGTGGAGCTCGCTCAATTGCGCTATCGACTTCCACGGCTGAAGGGCCGCGGCCTCAGCCTCTCGCGTCAAGGGGGAGGGATTGGCACGCGCGGACCCGGTGAAACCCAATTGGAAAAGGATCGCCGAGCGATCAGCCGTCGCATCGAACATCTCGGGCGATCACTGCTCCAGCTGGGCGCCCATCGCGCCCGCTTGCGCGACCGCAGAGACGGCCTACCTCGCGTCGCTCTTGTTGGATATACGAATGCTGGCAAATCGTCTCTTTTAAATGCGCTGTGCTGCCGCAATCCAGGGCTTGAGGTGTTAGCGGAAAACAAGTTATTTGCCACGCTGGATCCCACCACCCGGAGACTCAGCCTTCCCCAAACATCAGCGGCACCGAGAGAGCTGCTGCTAACGGACACCGTGGGATTCATTCGTGAACTTCCCAAACCACTCATAGAAGCGTTCAGAGCCACGTTGGAAGAAACACGCGAGGCCGATGTGTTGCTTCTCGTGGTGGATCTCGCAGACCCCGATTGGCAGTCACAATTGGAGGCGGTTCATCAACTCTTGGATGGCCTCAGCTGTGACCAACTGCGCAAAGTGGTTGCCAATCAAATCGACCGTTGTGACGCTTCGGCGATCGAAGCGATGCGCACTCTCGAGCCGGATGTGATCTATCTATCAGCCACTGAAGGTACGGGATTGAAAGGTCTGCGAAGCTGGCTGGAAAAGCAGTTCTGGGACGGCGCACAAACCCCTGAATCCTTCACCCAACAGACGTCATTTTCCGACCATGGCTGA
- a CDS encoding TrkH family potassium uptake protein, with protein MPIPYAIHRTQAWYRRLTIPQFTVVTGLLVIAAGTLILATPLCSSSRVGLWEAFFTATSAVTVTGLSVIDIREDLTRPGQIVLAMMIMVGGLGLMAVTTFLQGFVVRGTALRRRLDRGQTLDEFGVGGVGTTFRGIALTAVVLILFGAFMLYVFGFTDIAPGGERLWAALFHSISAYNNAGFGLWNDSLETYRTNSTVNAVIMVLVVLGGLGWRVTNDLWINRQRLRRRHLSLHTRLVLRTSGLLILIGTFGLMLTESLSRGHVLTGMGWGERLMSALFESVSSRTAGFTTVPLSLNSISDSGLLLVMTLMFIGASPGGTGGGIKTTTVAALMAATRSTLRGHNDVVIRHRQISDKVVLRALSITVASLLFVLGMALLLALSSNISGEEPFTFLELIFTCISAFATVGLDLGVTRQLAPFGQFVLVIGMFVGRLGILLLLSAIWESFNRGHLQRENRVGYPREDLYV; from the coding sequence ATGCCGATTCCCTACGCCATTCACCGCACTCAGGCCTGGTACCGCCGCCTCACGATTCCACAGTTCACCGTTGTGACGGGGTTACTTGTCATCGCAGCCGGCACACTGATCCTCGCGACGCCGCTGTGTTCAAGCTCCAGAGTGGGCCTTTGGGAAGCCTTCTTCACAGCCACATCAGCCGTGACCGTGACAGGGCTTTCAGTGATCGACATCCGCGAAGATCTGACCCGCCCCGGGCAGATCGTGCTGGCCATGATGATCATGGTCGGAGGCCTGGGATTGATGGCGGTCACCACGTTTCTGCAGGGGTTTGTGGTTCGCGGAACCGCTCTTCGACGTCGCCTCGATCGTGGTCAAACCCTCGATGAGTTTGGGGTTGGGGGCGTCGGAACCACCTTTCGCGGAATTGCGCTCACCGCCGTGGTGCTGATCTTGTTTGGGGCGTTCATGCTCTACGTCTTTGGGTTCACAGACATTGCTCCTGGAGGCGAACGCCTGTGGGCAGCGCTCTTTCACAGCATTTCTGCATACAACAACGCTGGCTTTGGACTGTGGAATGACAGTCTTGAGACGTATCGCACAAACAGCACGGTCAACGCAGTGATCATGGTGTTGGTGGTCCTGGGCGGACTTGGATGGCGTGTCACCAATGACCTTTGGATCAACCGTCAACGGCTAAGACGGCGTCATCTCAGCCTTCACACTCGGCTCGTTCTGCGTACCTCTGGCCTTCTGATCCTGATCGGGACCTTCGGATTAATGCTGACAGAATCACTCTCGAGGGGCCATGTGCTCACAGGGATGGGTTGGGGCGAACGGTTGATGAGCGCCCTTTTTGAATCAGTGAGTTCTAGAACCGCTGGATTCACGACGGTGCCCCTCTCTCTGAACAGCATTTCTGATTCAGGCCTGTTGTTGGTAATGACCCTGATGTTCATCGGTGCGAGTCCAGGCGGAACAGGTGGCGGGATCAAAACCACAACGGTGGCGGCCCTCATGGCCGCTACGCGCTCCACCCTTCGCGGTCACAACGATGTGGTGATTCGTCATCGACAAATCTCAGACAAAGTGGTGCTGCGCGCTCTGAGCATCACGGTTGCCTCCCTACTCTTTGTGCTGGGGATGGCTTTGTTATTGGCTTTAAGCAGCAATATCAGCGGAGAAGAACCCTTCACCTTCCTGGAGCTGATATTTACGTGTATTTCCGCCTTTGCCACCGTTGGATTGGATCTAGGTGTCACGCGCCAACTGGCTCCTTTTGGACAGTTTGTGCTGGTGATAGGAATGTTTGTGGGACGACTGGGCATCCTTTTACTTTTAAGCGCCATTTGGGAGAGTTTTAACCGCGGACATCTACAGCGCGAGAATCGTGTTGGTTATCCCCGTGAGGATCTCTATGTCTGA
- a CDS encoding NAD(P)/FAD-dependent oxidoreductase, with amino-acid sequence MHNDPIIVVGGGFAGLTTALALSNQRPRPQLLLIEPRQQFLFLPLLYELLSGEMKSWEVAPSYDSLLQGRRIPHLDDRVISINTAQKSLQTSRGQVLNYSQLVLATGSEPDDFGIAGVKEHALTFHSLADISPLKERVHSLRNRASKDGALVIVGAGATGVELACKLSDMLEGSAAIHLVELGDSVLSRSRAFNREQAQKALDKKGVHRHLNTRVTSVSANAVQLLENDLPQTLHHDGLIWTAGTKPVLPTLIPNPTRERGLLSVDDGLQLTTDPNVVVLGDVACHTDADAPWPRSAQSALQQGTAAARTLQAIRMGQAVPSFHFQDLGEMLSLGLGDASITGMGLTLAGPLAYRMRRLTYLARMPGLSLGLRSAGAWLVHS; translated from the coding sequence ATGCACAACGATCCAATCATTGTTGTGGGCGGTGGCTTTGCAGGTTTAACAACGGCATTAGCGCTCAGTAATCAACGGCCCCGTCCGCAGTTATTACTGATTGAACCGCGTCAGCAATTTCTCTTTTTACCTCTTCTTTACGAGCTTCTCAGCGGCGAAATGAAGAGTTGGGAGGTTGCTCCCAGCTACGACAGCCTTCTTCAAGGACGACGCATTCCCCACCTGGATGACCGGGTGATATCAATCAATACAGCGCAGAAATCCCTTCAAACCAGCCGCGGCCAGGTTCTGAACTACAGCCAGCTGGTGCTCGCCACTGGCTCAGAGCCCGATGACTTTGGGATTGCAGGAGTCAAGGAGCATGCCCTCACCTTCCATTCCCTGGCTGATATTTCTCCCCTTAAAGAACGCGTTCACAGTCTTCGCAACCGAGCCTCCAAAGACGGGGCACTGGTCATCGTTGGAGCGGGTGCCACAGGCGTTGAGTTGGCTTGCAAGCTCAGCGACATGTTGGAGGGATCAGCCGCGATTCACCTCGTTGAACTAGGAGACAGCGTTCTTTCACGCTCCCGAGCCTTCAACCGTGAACAAGCGCAAAAGGCACTGGACAAAAAGGGCGTGCATCGACACCTCAACACCCGCGTGACCTCCGTATCAGCCAATGCCGTTCAGCTGCTTGAAAACGACTTACCGCAAACTCTCCACCATGACGGTTTGATCTGGACGGCAGGGACCAAACCGGTGCTGCCCACCTTGATCCCCAACCCCACCAGGGAGCGAGGGCTTCTGAGTGTTGACGATGGATTGCAACTAACGACAGATCCGAATGTTGTGGTTCTTGGGGATGTTGCCTGTCACACCGATGCAGACGCCCCTTGGCCCCGCTCTGCCCAATCGGCACTCCAGCAAGGAACGGCGGCGGCCCGAACGCTTCAGGCCATTCGCATGGGACAGGCTGTTCCCAGTTTTCACTTCCAAGATCTTGGCGAGATGCTCAGCCTTGGCCTGGGAGATGCCTCGATTACAGGCATGGGACTCACCCTCGCCGGCCCTCTCGCCTACCGCATGAGGCGACTCACATACCTTGCTCGAATGCCAGGACTCTCCCTGGGCTTGAGGTCTGCAGGCGCCTGGCTGGTTCATTCTTGA